A genomic region of Ochotona princeps isolate mOchPri1 chromosome 17, mOchPri1.hap1, whole genome shotgun sequence contains the following coding sequences:
- the UTS2R gene encoding urotensin-2 receptor — translation MALRLGTPSDFPKLVATDSVVPSPPSSTNVSLNGSWASPTEHSSLQDLVATGALGAVLSAMGLVGMAGNLYTLVVACRFLRASAPLYAYVVSLALADLLYLLGIPFIVATYISQDWRFGDAGCRVLFSLDFLTMHASAFTLTAMSRERCAAVLRPLHAMQRSGGSRKVLVLGTWLLALLLTLPMALAIRLARRGPKSLCLPSWGPQAHRAYLTLLFGTSMVAPGLVIGLLYVRLAWAYWRSQQASFRQTQRLPSARVLGLILGIVMLFWACFLPFWLWQLLAQYWPALPLATRTVRMVNYLTTCLTYGNSCVNPFLYTLLSKSYRDHLRSRRPRGSPGRSPRSGSPQATQTVLLSPVGPGVPACAGGGQSPSLGSLLRVPGCQSRVWGTPS, via the coding sequence ATGGCACTGCGGCTGGGAACCCCGAGTGACTTCCCCAAACTGGTGGCCACGGACAGTGTCGTGCCCAGCCCGCCCAGTAGCACCAACGTGTCCCTCAATGGCTCCTGGGCTAGCCCGACTGAGCACAGCTCCCTGCAGGACCTGGTGGCCACAGGGGCTCTGGGGGCAGTGCTGTCGGCCATGGGCCTAGTGGGCATGGCTGGCAACCTGTACACGCTGGTGGTGGCCTGCCGCTTCCTGCGCGCCTCGGCCCCCCTGTATGCCTACGTGGTCAGCCTGGCACTGGCCGACCTGCTGTACCTGCTGGGCATTCCGTTCATCGTGGCCACCTACATCTCCCAGGACTGGCGCTTCGGCGACGCCGGCTGCCGCGTGCTCTTCAGCCTGGACTTCCTGACCATGCACGCCAGCGCCTTCACCCTGACCGCCATGAGCCGTGAGCGCTGTGCGGCGGTGCTGCGGCCGCTGCATGCCATGCAGCGCTCCGGGGGCTCCCGCAAGGTGCTGGTGCTGGGCACCTGgctgctggcgctgctgctgACGCTGCCCATGGCACTAGCCATCCGCCTGGCACGCCGGGGCCCCAAGAGCCTCTGTCTGCCCTCCTGGGGCCCGCAGGCCCACCGTGCCTACCTGACCCTGCTGTTTGGCACCAGCATGGTGGCGCCCGGCCTGGTCATCGGGCTGCTCTACGTACGCCTGGCCTGGGCCTATTGGCGCTCCCAGCAGGCCTCCTTCCGGCAGACGCAGCGGCTGCCCAGTGCCCGCGTGCTGGGCCTCATCCTGGGCATCGTGATGCTCTTCTGGGCTTGCTTTCTGCCCTTCTGGCTTTGGCAGCTGCTGGCCCAGTACTGGCCGGCGCTGCCGCTGGCGACGCGCACAGTTCGCATGGTCAACTACCTGACCACATGCCTCACCTACGGCAACAGCTGCGTCAACCCCTTCCTCTACACACTGCTCAGCAAGAGCTACCGGGACCACCTGCGCAGCCGCCGCCCCCGAGGCTCCCCGGGCCGCTCCCCGAGGTCCGGCAGCCCCCAGGCCACTCAGACCGTCCTTCTGTCCCCTGTCGGCCCCGGAGTCCCTGCCTGTGCTGGAGGGGGGCAGAGCCCCAGCCTTGGGAGCCTCCTCAGGGTTCCGGGCTGCCAATCACGGGTGTGGGGGACCCCGTCCTGA
- the TEX19 gene encoding testis-expressed protein 19, translating to MCPPLSGRHACEGVSHLYVSWLYQLQHGQMRSCFACFKMAFLELKDSLEVEDWDDTDSWDPEPEPEEAEGPGQPVPGGPEAWGAGASAATAGGSEELGTNVHFVPTQLDLQDVVALCRGPEDSDWTQELPWRFGDVPSCTHWPISTALWQEQLRCVREMPLKEPEAPAPAQD from the coding sequence ATGTGCCCCCCGCTCAGCGGGCGCCACGCCTGCGAAGGCGTCTCCCACCTCTATGTGTCCTGGCTGTACCAGCTCCAGCACGGGCAGATGCGCAGCTGCTTCGCCTGCTTCAAGATGGCCTTCCTGGAGCTCAAGGACTCACTGGAGGTGGAGGACTGGGACGACACCGACTCCTGGGACCCGGAGCCCGAGCCCGAGGAAGCCGAGGGTCCGGGGCAGCCGGTGCCGGGGGGTCCTGAGGCCTGGGGGGCCGGGGCCTCGGCTGCCACTGCGGGCGGCTCCGAGGAGCTGGGCACCAACGTCCACTTTGTGCCCACCCAGCTGGATCTGCAGGACGTCGTGGCCCTGTGCCGGGGGCCCGAGGATTCGGactggacccaggagcttccctgGAGATTTGGGGACGTGCCTTCCTGCACCCACTGGCCCATCTCCACCGCCCTGTGGCAGGAGCAGCTCCGCTGCGTCAGGGAGATGCCCCTCAAGGAGCCCgaggcccctgccccagcccaggacTAG
- the LOC101528494 gene encoding testis-expressed protein 19-like — MCPPLSGRHACEGVSRLYVSWLYQLQHGQMRSCFACFKMAFLELKDSLEVEDWDDTDSWDPEPEPEEAEGPGQPVPGGPEAWGAGASAATAGGSEELGTNVHFVPTQLDLQDVVALCRGPEDSDWTQELPWRFGDVPSCTHWPISTAPWQEQLRCIREMPLKEPGAPAPAQD; from the coding sequence ATGTGCCCCCCGCTCAGCGGGCGCCACGCCTGCGAAGGCGTCTCCCGCCTCTACGTGTCCTGGCTATACCAGCTCCAGCACGGGCAGATGCGCAGCTGCTTCGCCTGCTTCAAGATGGCCTTCCTGGAGCTCAAGGACTCACTGGAGGTGGAGGACTGGGACGACACCGACTCCTGGGACCCGGAGCCCGAGCCTGAGGAAGCCGAGGGTCCGGGGCAGCCGGTGCCGGGGGGTCCTGAGGCCTGGGGGGCCGGGGCCTCGGCTGCCACTGCGGGCGGCTCCGAGGAGCTGGGCACCAACGTCCACTTTGTGCCCACCCAGCTGGATCTGCAGGACGTCGTGGCCCTGTGCCGGGGGCCCGAGGATTCGGactggacccaggagcttccctgGAGATTTGGGGACGTGCCTTCCTGCACCCACTGGCCCATCTCCACCGCCCCGTGGCAGGAGCAGCTCCGCTGCATCAGAGAGATGCCCCTCAAGGAGCCTggggcccctgccccagcccaggacTAG